One region of Dysidea avara chromosome 1, odDysAvar1.4, whole genome shotgun sequence genomic DNA includes:
- the LOC136259129 gene encoding uncharacterized protein isoform X2: protein METKLVDKQRYVWVCKRKVFALYILLLLFIEGDAGYPINVTACISYDATETPLLNAQWEDSGITGTVVSVFIFYSVNGGTEKIIITPYQGSNIITDVALSDVQYGSDISMQVSVRSNSTTSGRSEEIIMRANPLYGVMWSHSESNILTFTCVMACRTSTIRGCAVFLFHNVSHSTHASQSDQLSGNLEEVESRNSTIQFVNVSLSNPITYIAVTIPTDVSPVLGEHLEGTISLDNFISSTSSISSSSTVRVFTIIGGSEMSSSPLLPTISTTMTQQSGPVMAPLGATSTVRSSTMKIPTSMFV, encoded by the exons ATGGAAACAAAGCTGGTTGATAAACAAAG GTATGTTTGGGTATGCAAGAGAAAAGTTTTTGCTCTATACATATTGTTACTGCTTTTTATTGAAGGAG ATGCAGGTTACCCAATAAATGTGACTGCTTGTATCTCTTATGATGCTACTGAAACTCCTCTTCTGAATGCACAGTGGGAA GATTCTGGAATTACTGGAACAGTTGTTTCTGTGTTTATATTTTATTCAGTCAATGGAGGGACTGAGAAGATTATTATTACACCATACCAAGGCTCCAACATTATTACTGATGTTGCTCTGTCTGATGTTCAGTATGGCTCTGATATTTCAATGCAAGTCTCAGTACGCAGTAATTCTACAACATCAGGGAGAAGTGAAGAGATCATAATGC GTGCTAATCCTCTCTATGGCGTGATGTGGTCTCATTCTGAGTCAAATATATTGACATTTACTTGTGTGATGGCATGTAGAACTAGTACAATTCGAGGCTGTGCAGTATTTTTATTTCACAATGTATCACACTCAACTCATGCCAGCCAGTCTGATCAATTATCAGGAAACTTAGAAGAAGTGGAAAGTCGTAACAGCACAATTCAATTTGTTAATGTATCATTAAGCAATCCTATTACTTACATTGCTGTAACCATACCTACTGATGTTAGTCCTGTACTTGGAGAACACCTAGAAGGCACTATTTCACTGGACAATTTTATCA GTTCGACAAGTTCTATCAGTTCTTCCTCAACAGTTAGAGTGTTTACAA TAATTGGTGGCAGTGAAATGTCCAGCAGTCCATTATTACCTACCATATCTACAA CAATGACTCAACAATCTGGTCCAGTAATGGCACCATTAG GTGCAACAAGTACTGTAAGATCTTCAACCATGAAAATACCTACAAGTATGTTTGTTTGA
- the LOC136259129 gene encoding uncharacterized protein isoform X1, protein METKLVDKQRYVWVCKRKVFALYILLLLFIEGDAGYPINVTACISYDATETPLLNAQWEDSGITGTVVSVFIFYSVNGGTEKIIITPYQGSNIITDVALSDVQYGSDISMQVSVRSNSTTSGRSEEIIMRANPLYGVMWSHSESNILTFTCVMACRTSTIRGCAVFLFHNVSHSTHASQSDQLSGNLEEVESRNSTIQFVNVSLSNPITYIAVTIPTDVSPVLGEHLEGTISLDNFISSTSSISSSSTVRVFTTVIGGSEMSSSPLLPTISTTMTQQSGPVMAPLGATSTVRSSTMKIPTSMFV, encoded by the exons ATGGAAACAAAGCTGGTTGATAAACAAAG GTATGTTTGGGTATGCAAGAGAAAAGTTTTTGCTCTATACATATTGTTACTGCTTTTTATTGAAGGAG ATGCAGGTTACCCAATAAATGTGACTGCTTGTATCTCTTATGATGCTACTGAAACTCCTCTTCTGAATGCACAGTGGGAA GATTCTGGAATTACTGGAACAGTTGTTTCTGTGTTTATATTTTATTCAGTCAATGGAGGGACTGAGAAGATTATTATTACACCATACCAAGGCTCCAACATTATTACTGATGTTGCTCTGTCTGATGTTCAGTATGGCTCTGATATTTCAATGCAAGTCTCAGTACGCAGTAATTCTACAACATCAGGGAGAAGTGAAGAGATCATAATGC GTGCTAATCCTCTCTATGGCGTGATGTGGTCTCATTCTGAGTCAAATATATTGACATTTACTTGTGTGATGGCATGTAGAACTAGTACAATTCGAGGCTGTGCAGTATTTTTATTTCACAATGTATCACACTCAACTCATGCCAGCCAGTCTGATCAATTATCAGGAAACTTAGAAGAAGTGGAAAGTCGTAACAGCACAATTCAATTTGTTAATGTATCATTAAGCAATCCTATTACTTACATTGCTGTAACCATACCTACTGATGTTAGTCCTGTACTTGGAGAACACCTAGAAGGCACTATTTCACTGGACAATTTTATCA GTTCGACAAGTTCTATCAGTTCTTCCTCAACAGTTAGAGTGTTTACAA CAGTAATTGGTGGCAGTGAAATGTCCAGCAGTCCATTATTACCTACCATATCTACAA CAATGACTCAACAATCTGGTCCAGTAATGGCACCATTAG GTGCAACAAGTACTGTAAGATCTTCAACCATGAAAATACCTACAAGTATGTTTGTTTGA
- the LOC136259129 gene encoding uncharacterized protein isoform X5, producing MRYECSKEMIDAGYPINVTACISYDATETPLLNAQWEDSGITGTVVSVFIFYSVNGGTEKIIITPYQGSNIITDVALSDVQYGSDISMQVSVRSNSTTSGRSEEIIMRANPLYGVMWSHSESNILTFTCVMACRTSTIRGCAVFLFHNVSHSTHASQSDQLSGNLEEVESRNSTIQFVNVSLSNPITYIAVTIPTDVSPVLGEHLEGTISLDNFISSTSSISSSSTVRVFTTVIGGSEMSSSPLLPTISTTMTQQSGPVMAPLGATSTVRSSTMKIPTSMFV from the exons ATGCGTTACGAATGTTCGAAGGAAATGATAG ATGCAGGTTACCCAATAAATGTGACTGCTTGTATCTCTTATGATGCTACTGAAACTCCTCTTCTGAATGCACAGTGGGAA GATTCTGGAATTACTGGAACAGTTGTTTCTGTGTTTATATTTTATTCAGTCAATGGAGGGACTGAGAAGATTATTATTACACCATACCAAGGCTCCAACATTATTACTGATGTTGCTCTGTCTGATGTTCAGTATGGCTCTGATATTTCAATGCAAGTCTCAGTACGCAGTAATTCTACAACATCAGGGAGAAGTGAAGAGATCATAATGC GTGCTAATCCTCTCTATGGCGTGATGTGGTCTCATTCTGAGTCAAATATATTGACATTTACTTGTGTGATGGCATGTAGAACTAGTACAATTCGAGGCTGTGCAGTATTTTTATTTCACAATGTATCACACTCAACTCATGCCAGCCAGTCTGATCAATTATCAGGAAACTTAGAAGAAGTGGAAAGTCGTAACAGCACAATTCAATTTGTTAATGTATCATTAAGCAATCCTATTACTTACATTGCTGTAACCATACCTACTGATGTTAGTCCTGTACTTGGAGAACACCTAGAAGGCACTATTTCACTGGACAATTTTATCA GTTCGACAAGTTCTATCAGTTCTTCCTCAACAGTTAGAGTGTTTACAA CAGTAATTGGTGGCAGTGAAATGTCCAGCAGTCCATTATTACCTACCATATCTACAA CAATGACTCAACAATCTGGTCCAGTAATGGCACCATTAG GTGCAACAAGTACTGTAAGATCTTCAACCATGAAAATACCTACAAGTATGTTTGTTTGA
- the LOC136259129 gene encoding uncharacterized protein isoform X3 has product MFEGNDRYVWVCKRKVFALYILLLLFIEGDAGYPINVTACISYDATETPLLNAQWEDSGITGTVVSVFIFYSVNGGTEKIIITPYQGSNIITDVALSDVQYGSDISMQVSVRSNSTTSGRSEEIIMRANPLYGVMWSHSESNILTFTCVMACRTSTIRGCAVFLFHNVSHSTHASQSDQLSGNLEEVESRNSTIQFVNVSLSNPITYIAVTIPTDVSPVLGEHLEGTISLDNFISSTSSISSSSTVRVFTTVIGGSEMSSSPLLPTISTTMTQQSGPVMAPLGATSTVRSSTMKIPTSMFV; this is encoded by the exons ATGTTCGAAGGAAATGATAG GTATGTTTGGGTATGCAAGAGAAAAGTTTTTGCTCTATACATATTGTTACTGCTTTTTATTGAAGGAG ATGCAGGTTACCCAATAAATGTGACTGCTTGTATCTCTTATGATGCTACTGAAACTCCTCTTCTGAATGCACAGTGGGAA GATTCTGGAATTACTGGAACAGTTGTTTCTGTGTTTATATTTTATTCAGTCAATGGAGGGACTGAGAAGATTATTATTACACCATACCAAGGCTCCAACATTATTACTGATGTTGCTCTGTCTGATGTTCAGTATGGCTCTGATATTTCAATGCAAGTCTCAGTACGCAGTAATTCTACAACATCAGGGAGAAGTGAAGAGATCATAATGC GTGCTAATCCTCTCTATGGCGTGATGTGGTCTCATTCTGAGTCAAATATATTGACATTTACTTGTGTGATGGCATGTAGAACTAGTACAATTCGAGGCTGTGCAGTATTTTTATTTCACAATGTATCACACTCAACTCATGCCAGCCAGTCTGATCAATTATCAGGAAACTTAGAAGAAGTGGAAAGTCGTAACAGCACAATTCAATTTGTTAATGTATCATTAAGCAATCCTATTACTTACATTGCTGTAACCATACCTACTGATGTTAGTCCTGTACTTGGAGAACACCTAGAAGGCACTATTTCACTGGACAATTTTATCA GTTCGACAAGTTCTATCAGTTCTTCCTCAACAGTTAGAGTGTTTACAA CAGTAATTGGTGGCAGTGAAATGTCCAGCAGTCCATTATTACCTACCATATCTACAA CAATGACTCAACAATCTGGTCCAGTAATGGCACCATTAG GTGCAACAAGTACTGTAAGATCTTCAACCATGAAAATACCTACAAGTATGTTTGTTTGA
- the LOC136259129 gene encoding uncharacterized protein isoform X4: MCTMMWFRTMFPHAGYPINVTACISYDATETPLLNAQWEDSGITGTVVSVFIFYSVNGGTEKIIITPYQGSNIITDVALSDVQYGSDISMQVSVRSNSTTSGRSEEIIMRANPLYGVMWSHSESNILTFTCVMACRTSTIRGCAVFLFHNVSHSTHASQSDQLSGNLEEVESRNSTIQFVNVSLSNPITYIAVTIPTDVSPVLGEHLEGTISLDNFISSTSSISSSSTVRVFTTVIGGSEMSSSPLLPTISTTMTQQSGPVMAPLGATSTVRSSTMKIPTSMFV; encoded by the exons ATGTGTACTATGATGTGGTTTAGAACTATGTTTCCTC ATGCAGGTTACCCAATAAATGTGACTGCTTGTATCTCTTATGATGCTACTGAAACTCCTCTTCTGAATGCACAGTGGGAA GATTCTGGAATTACTGGAACAGTTGTTTCTGTGTTTATATTTTATTCAGTCAATGGAGGGACTGAGAAGATTATTATTACACCATACCAAGGCTCCAACATTATTACTGATGTTGCTCTGTCTGATGTTCAGTATGGCTCTGATATTTCAATGCAAGTCTCAGTACGCAGTAATTCTACAACATCAGGGAGAAGTGAAGAGATCATAATGC GTGCTAATCCTCTCTATGGCGTGATGTGGTCTCATTCTGAGTCAAATATATTGACATTTACTTGTGTGATGGCATGTAGAACTAGTACAATTCGAGGCTGTGCAGTATTTTTATTTCACAATGTATCACACTCAACTCATGCCAGCCAGTCTGATCAATTATCAGGAAACTTAGAAGAAGTGGAAAGTCGTAACAGCACAATTCAATTTGTTAATGTATCATTAAGCAATCCTATTACTTACATTGCTGTAACCATACCTACTGATGTTAGTCCTGTACTTGGAGAACACCTAGAAGGCACTATTTCACTGGACAATTTTATCA GTTCGACAAGTTCTATCAGTTCTTCCTCAACAGTTAGAGTGTTTACAA CAGTAATTGGTGGCAGTGAAATGTCCAGCAGTCCATTATTACCTACCATATCTACAA CAATGACTCAACAATCTGGTCCAGTAATGGCACCATTAG GTGCAACAAGTACTGTAAGATCTTCAACCATGAAAATACCTACAAGTATGTTTGTTTGA
- the LOC136259157 gene encoding uncharacterized protein, whose product MSTKPTDTANVTVAVGVVIGLAILVAVLIVAMVIMVMIIYKLHCIQLTGYLDPKSLKINEDALPSIVRAQMVSVNSESTGLTRQANDGDEKNSQPQSDYCFTRNQQTIVGRPQENSCCSSREYDVVVEPLKHSPLTAKYSTPSEYSGLVHFKSDNLSVTNLSPLNQENYDHLQFQSHEYEEVFLNDHISSKSESTCQDYESCIPAAKFV is encoded by the exons ATGTCTACTAAACCAACTGATACTGCTAATGTGACAGTTGCAGTAGGAGTTGTAATTGGACTGGCAATTTTGGTAGCTGTTCTAATTGTGGCTATGGTAATTATGGTGATGATAATATACAAACTGCACTGCATTCAACTTACTG GATATTTAGACCCAAAGTCCCTTAAAAT CAATGAAGATGCTCTTCCTAGTATTGTGCGTGCTCAAATGGTTTCTGTCAACAGTGAATCCACTGGTTTAACCAGACAAGCAAATGACGGTGATGAAAAGAATTCACAGCCACAATCTGATTACTGCTTTACAAGAAATCAACAAACAATTGTAGGAAGACCACAAGAAAATTCATGTTGTAGTAGCAGGGAATATGATGTAGTAGTTGAACCACTGAAACATTCACCCCTGACTGCTAAATATTCAACACCTTCAGAATACAGTGGGCTTGTGCACTTTAAAAGTGATAATTTATCAG TAACAAATTTGTCACCATTAAATCAAGAAAACTATGACCATTTGCAGTTCCAATCTCATGAATATGAGGAAGTGTTTCTCA ATGACCATATAAGTAGTAAATCAGAGTCTACTTGTCAAGATTATGAATCATGCATTCCTGCTGCAAAATTTG TTTGA
- the LOC136249028 gene encoding uncharacterized protein codes for MINIKLMIFVAILLSIPWATKGQLMLPAPENVSACVTYQGNRTLLNVRWQDAAVHFMSSAAQHIIYYSSSNSDFSDSTIQPLVNSANNITGIVIPNNLDGEQLQIRVVLRVFETDSDVSMTTVLGMSPIYLASYEAVNVTGIRTILRLGFQLACGLEDVVMCVVNITNNNVRFPVSSLTHEITNDTDNRSNLFDPTKVFLNFPNITMGTDYFVHVQLLNSEGRLIGPEHQRIINVGVPRSVNTMPIPPPTSSSEIVTTSTVASTTTLTGFTTSITVTPIDLTTSTTAAMTNQIEITPTSSSGGIATDSDGSSSIGIAIGVTIGCFILLALSITLCIVIVIMKRNEKQKKKRPSPNSDDNSVRDESFVYANRFSCSSTSMLQSSTTDLIQACNGRHASKNQKHDYSLPPDANYILYEETPQVQIPPNNAIPSHYETAENQTTQMKPFLLNGHYEMSNTVMFDAAVLENSMTVTDYSELVHNSHRNGNDIPPTPMGGYDYDQLDQSLSNQDTVGPHYYDPVANNVSQQQQQIKQSDGYTELQNSTTDHDQNKPYQVLTNSNIHPRHVVHQYEDVDNDNGNYSEPYKGKKLPRHDYDLVAGDAIPLPKRPFVREYSEPRDTLNIFID; via the exons ATGATAAATATCAAGCTGATGATTTTCGTAGCTATACTTCTTTCAATACCATGGGCTACTAAAG GGCAATTGATGTTGCCGGCACCAGAAAATGTCAGTGCTTGTGTGACATATCAAGGAAACAGAACTTTACTAAATGTGCGATGGCAG GACGCAGCAGTCCACTTTATGTCAAGTGCAGCTCAACACATCATATACTATTCCTCTAGCAACTCTGACTTCAGTGACAGTACAATTCAACCACTAGTAAACTCTGCAAACAACATAACTGGAATTGTCATTCCAAATAATCTGGATGGAGAGCAACTTCAAATAAGAGTAGTACTTAGAGTTTTTGAAACAGATAGTGATGTCAGCATGACTACAGTACTTG GGATGAGTCCAATTTACTTGGCTTCTTATGAAGCTGTTAATGTCACTGGAATCCGTACCATTCTGAGACTAGGATTTCAGTTAGCATGTGGACTTGAAGATGTAGTAATGTGTGTTGTAAACATCACAAACAATAATGTAAGATTTCCTGTCTCTTCGTTAACACATGAGATCACAAATGATACTGACAACAGAAGCAATTTGTTTGATCCAACAAAAGTGTTTCTAAATTTTCCGAACATCACAATGGGGACAGACTATTTTGTTCATGTACAACTTCTGAATTCTGAAGGGAGACTTATTGGACCTGAACATCAGAGGATAATCAACGTGGGAGTTCCTCGCT CTGTCAACACAATGCCCATACCACCTCCCACCAGTTCATCTGAAATTGTAACCACCTCAACTGTCGCTTCCACTACCACTCTGACTGGGTTTACAACGAGTATAACAGTCACTCCAATTGATCTTACAACTAGCACAACAGCTGCTATGACCAATCAAATTGAAATTACCCCTACATCTTCAAGTGGTGGTATAGCAACAG ATTCAGATGGCTCTTCCAGTATTGGCATTGCAATCGGTGTTACAATTGGATGCTTCATACTGCTGGCATTATCGATTACACTGTGTATTGTAATAGTGATAATGAAAAGAAATGAGAAACAGAAAA AGAAAAGGCCATCACCAAACAG TGATGATAACTCTGTCCGAGACGAATCCTTTGTTTATGCTAACCGATTTAGCTGTAGCAGTACTTCAATGCTTCAAAGCTCTACTACAGATTTAATACAAGCCTGCAATGGGAGACATGCATCAAAAAATCAAAAGCATGACTACAGTTTACCGCCAGATGCTAATTACATCCTTTATGAGGAGACTCCACAAGTACAAATCCCACCAAACAATGCTATACCATCTCATTATGAAACAGCTGAAAACCAAACTACACAGATGAAACCATTTCTATTGAATGGACATTATGAAATGTCAAATACTGTAATGTTTGATGCAGCAGTGTTGGAAAACAGTATGACTGTAACTGATTACAGCGAACTTGTTCACAATTCTCATCGAAATG GTAATGATATACCTCCAACTCCTATGGGAGGATATGATTATGATCAATTAGACCAATCATTGAGCAATCAGGATACAGTCGGCCCACACTATTATGATCCAGTTGCAAACAACGTTAgccaacaacaacagcaaataAAACAAA GTGATGGATATACTGAGCTACAAAATTCAACCACAGATCATGATCAAAACAAGCCATATCAAGTGCTAACTAACTCCAATATCCACCCAAGACATGTAGTTCATCAGTATGAAGATGTTGATAATGACAATG GTAATTATTCAGAGCCATATAAGGGTAAGAAACTACCTCGGCATGACTATGATCTTGTGGCAG GAGATGCAATTCCTCTACCAAAACGACCTTTTGTCAG GGAGTACTCAGAACCTCGTGACACACTTAACATATTTATTGACTGA
- the LOC136259188 gene encoding uncharacterized protein has protein sequence MDVEEWRKRYQEILTAVENASIKTREETEKSDKAFSALEKELLTQLQESKNKISILEERLSLCRDQNDQLLKQQEASSVIHHSSLEVSETHNSVLNLYRGLSGVCIEHVGVNEFHGVVDVGILSGLRFSLKEDDQFLEYYYQPLHIPPTVTDDFSNPFCFPSDMIVKFLQKLHSATLS, from the exons ATGGATGTCGAAGAATGGAGGAAGCGTTACCAAGAAATCCTGACTGCTGTAGAGAACGCCTCTATAAAAACTAGAGAGGAAACAGAAAAGAGCGATAAAG CATTTTCAGCTCTTGAAAAGGAGTTGTTAACCCAGCTACAAGAATCAAAGAATAAGATTTCTATACTTGAAGAACGATTATCCTTGTGCAGAGATCAAAATGATCAGCTTTTAA AACAGCAAGAAGCATCATCAGTAATACATCATAGTTCTTTAGAG GTTTCAGAAACTCATAATTCTGTACTGAACTTGTACAGAGGTTTGAGCGGAGTTTGCATTGAGCATGTAGGAGTGAATGAATTTCATGGAGTTGTTGATGTAGGAATATTAAGTG GTTTGAGATTTTCTCTAAAAGAAGATGATCAATTTTTGGAATACTATTATCAGCCTCTGCACATTCCTCCAACTGTAACTGATGACTTCAGCAACCCATTTTGTTTTCCCAGTGACATGATTGTGAAGTTCCTCCAGAAATTACACAGTGCTACTTTATCATAA